The following are encoded in a window of Plectropomus leopardus isolate mb chromosome 23, YSFRI_Pleo_2.0, whole genome shotgun sequence genomic DNA:
- the si:ch211-63p21.1 gene encoding uncharacterized protein si:ch211-63p21.1 isoform X2: MALFSVPAQDASEMGASCGEVDVVCLCEAGPCTLYSEAHTPTPDTLLCEHCGKNRVIITRYSEGYGTEEECVLSDPQGESDADADIEDTDCRLQEPGSLQRISSRRRKRPRVARQDTTESEDDGGRSHRSHRWNLRLSPDRAHSRTILEEAYHRSDLWSSAGKTSRGKRVRRSCLEAPND, from the exons ATGGCTCTATTCAGTGTTCCTGCACAGGATGCGTCTGAG atGGGGGCGAGTTGTGGAGAGGTAGATGTGGTGTGTCTGTGCGAGGCCGGTCCCTGTACGCTTTATTCAGAAGCACACACGCCTACGCCG GACACACTGCTGTGTGAACACTGTGGAAAAAACAGGGTCATAATAACCAGGTACTCCGAAGGATACGGCACAGAG GAGGAGTGCGTGTTGTCTGACCCTCAGGGGGAGAGTGATGCAGATGCCGATATCGAAGATACAGATTGCAG ACTCCAGGAGCCAGGTTCTCTCCAGCGAATCAGCTCGCGGAGACGTAAGCGTCCGCGGGTGGCGCGGCAAGACACCACGGAGAGCGAGGATGACGGCGGACGAAGTCACAGATCACATCGCTGGAACCTCCGGCTCAGTCCTGACAGAGCTCACAGCAGGACCATACTGGAG GAAGCATATCACAGGTCAGACCTCTGGTCATCTGCCGGCAAAACGTCGAGAGGCAAAAGAGTCCGGAGGAGCTGCCTCGAAGCTCCAAACGACTGA
- the si:ch211-63p21.2 gene encoding FH1/FH2 domain-containing protein 1 isoform X1 — translation MKEPDQTKDNPLTWDLDQSWSSFLKPAAHLCLNTLDFSDLWDEEDSTEDEGTSSSNGSSTCLQAPPAPPPLPPPPPSLPSASDTGAAIKCRTLKLHWRELQSLAPLPRMTRFGAQTIWARLEPVHLDTNRLEYLFESKGSSTTFNVASGKQKQPSVSVLGMKRSNIVTIALSSLPPPRLLPPAIYSMDSSVLDREDVQRLKALIPTEEELCLIKEAKAQNPHSSLASAELCLLTLGEIPHLNSRLQLWAFALDYDSLEREIAEPLFHLKLAMEQLAASQTFRCILATVLAIGNFLNGCKARGFELSYLGKLSQVRDTHTRQPLLHHVCVLLLQLYPQSTDLYSDITAVTKAGKFDYSLVQSNFTQLEGLCKASWEQLKILDKAEEKRKGGKVEKKKGGGNVALEGPLRHRLPQILKECEERLKVLRAVHRRVVNRFHSFLLFLGYSRAMVRDTKAEDFCKTISNFSLEYRTMQQAVLQQKERERQRSGAESPGPNTPAARRKRQQTSTQENEEQCRLEEVLTTPESTPRLDVTLPRNRRRMADIQGTLYSPFFCIS, via the exons ATGAAGGAGCCGGACCAAACCAAAGATAACCCCCTGACCTGGGATTTGGACCAATCCTGGAGTTCCTTCCTAAAACCTGCTGCACATCTTTGCCTCAACACCTTGGACTTCTCGGACCTCTGGGATGAAGAAGACAGTACAGAGGACGAGGGGACCAGTTCATCCAATGGATCATCAACGTGTCTCCAAGCCCCTCCAGcaccccctcctcttcctccacctcctccatctTTGCCCTCGGCCTCCGATACAGGTGCGGCTATCAAATGTCGAACATTGAAGCTCCACTGGAGGGAACTGCAGAGTTTAGCTCCCCTTCCCAGGATGACCCGTTTCGGGGCTCAGACTATTTGGGCCAGACTTGAACCAGTCCATCTGGATACAAACCGGCTGGAGTACCTGTTTGAATCTAAAGGCAGTAGCACCACTTTTAATGTGGCCTCTGGGAAGCAG AAGCAGCCATCAGTCTCAGTATTGGGGATGAAGCGGAGCAACATCGTAACCATCGCTCTTAGCAGCCTGCCCCCTCCCCGCCTCCTCCCCCCTGCTATCTACAGCATGGACAGCAGCGTGCTGGACAGAGAGGACGTCCAG CGACTTAAAGCGTTAATCCCAACAGAGGAGGAACTGTGTCTGATCAAGGAGGCTAAAGCCCAGAACCCGCACTCCTCTCTGGCCTCAGCAGAGCTCTGCCTGCTCACTTTGGGGGAAATCCCACATCTGAACTCCAGGCTTCAGCTGTGGGCCTTCGCTCTGGACTACGACTCCTTAGAGAGG GAAATTGCCGAGCCTCTCTTCCATCTGAAGCTGGCCATGGAGCAACTCGCAGCCAGCCAGACCTTTAGATGTATTCTAGCAACTGTGTTAGCCATCGGCAACTTTCTGAATGGATGTAAG GCCCGGGGTTTTGAGCTGAGTTACCTGGGGAAGCTGTCCCAGGTGAGGGATACACACACTCGCCAGCCCCTGCTGCATCAcgtctgtgtgctgctgctgcagctctacCCGCAGTCCACTGACCTCTACTCTGACATCACTGCTGTTACTAAAGCTGGCAAG TTTGACTACTCTTTAGTCCAGTCCAACTTCACCCAGCTGGAGGGCCTGTGCAAAGCATCATGGGAGCAGTTAAAGATTTTGGACAaggcagaggagaagaggaaaggaggaaaggtggagaaaaagaaaggaggaggaaatgtGGCCCTGGAGGGCCCGCTTCGTCACAGGCTGCCACAGATTTTGAAAGAGTGCGAGGAGAGGCTGAAGGTGCTGAGAGCCGTCCATCGGCGGGTTGTCAACAG GTTCCACTCTTTCCTCTTATTCCTCGGCTACTCCCGCGCTATGGTGAGGGACACCAAAGCGGAGGACTTCTGTAAAACCATCAGTAACTTTTCGTTGGAGTATAGGACGATGCAGCAGGCCGTCCTGcagcagaaagagagggaaCGACAGAGGAGTGGAGCAGAAAGCCCAGGCCCGAACACTCCAGCAGCCCGCAGGAAACGACAGCAAACGTCAACGCAG GAAAATGAGGAGCAGTGCAGGCTGGAGGAAGTGCTGACAACACCTGAGTCCACCCCGAGACTGGACGTCACGCTGCCTCGCAACCGCAGGAGGATGGCTGACATCCAGGGTACTTTATATTCtccatttttctgtatttcttga
- the si:ch211-63p21.1 gene encoding uncharacterized protein si:ch211-63p21.1 isoform X1, whose product MLRSESDSRGLFSSGETSDNDCEMGASCGEVDVVCLCEAGPCTLYSEAHTPTPDTLLCEHCGKNRVIITRYSEGYGTEEECVLSDPQGESDADADIEDTDCRLQEPGSLQRISSRRRKRPRVARQDTTESEDDGGRSHRSHRWNLRLSPDRAHSRTILEEAYHRSDLWSSAGKTSRGKRVRRSCLEAPND is encoded by the exons ATGCTGCGGAGTGAATCGGACTCCCGCGGCCTCTTTTCCTCCGGAGAGACGTCTGACAATGACTGTGAG atGGGGGCGAGTTGTGGAGAGGTAGATGTGGTGTGTCTGTGCGAGGCCGGTCCCTGTACGCTTTATTCAGAAGCACACACGCCTACGCCG GACACACTGCTGTGTGAACACTGTGGAAAAAACAGGGTCATAATAACCAGGTACTCCGAAGGATACGGCACAGAG GAGGAGTGCGTGTTGTCTGACCCTCAGGGGGAGAGTGATGCAGATGCCGATATCGAAGATACAGATTGCAG ACTCCAGGAGCCAGGTTCTCTCCAGCGAATCAGCTCGCGGAGACGTAAGCGTCCGCGGGTGGCGCGGCAAGACACCACGGAGAGCGAGGATGACGGCGGACGAAGTCACAGATCACATCGCTGGAACCTCCGGCTCAGTCCTGACAGAGCTCACAGCAGGACCATACTGGAG GAAGCATATCACAGGTCAGACCTCTGGTCATCTGCCGGCAAAACGTCGAGAGGCAAAAGAGTCCGGAGGAGCTGCCTCGAAGCTCCAAACGACTGA
- the si:ch211-63p21.2 gene encoding FH1/FH2 domain-containing protein 1 isoform X2, with product MKEPDQTKDNPLTWDLDQSWSSFLKPAAHLCLNTLDFSDLWDEEDSTEDEGTSSSNGSSTCLQAPPAPPPLPPPPPSLPSASDTGAAIKCRTLKLHWRELQSLAPLPRMTRFGAQTIWARLEPVHLDTNRLEYLFESKGSSTTFNVASGKQKQPSVSVLGMKRSNIVTIALSSLPPPRLLPPAIYSMDSSVLDREDVQRLKALIPTEEELCLIKEAKAQNPHSSLASAELCLLTLGEIPHLNSRLQLWAFALDYDSLEREIAEPLFHLKLAMEQLAASQTFRCILATVLAIGNFLNGCKARGFELSYLGKLSQVRDTHTRQPLLHHVCVLLLQLYPQSTDLYSDITAVTKAGKFDYSLVQSNFTQLEGLCKASWEQLKILDKAEEKRKGGKVEKKKGGGNVALEGPLRHRLPQILKECEERLKVLRAVHRRVVNRFHSFLLFLGYSRAMVRDTKAEDFCKTISNFSLEYRTMQQAVLQQKERERQRSGAESPGPNTPAARRKRQQTSTQENEEQCRLEEVLTTPESTPRLDVTLPRNRRRMADIQGPFSRKIKW from the exons ATGAAGGAGCCGGACCAAACCAAAGATAACCCCCTGACCTGGGATTTGGACCAATCCTGGAGTTCCTTCCTAAAACCTGCTGCACATCTTTGCCTCAACACCTTGGACTTCTCGGACCTCTGGGATGAAGAAGACAGTACAGAGGACGAGGGGACCAGTTCATCCAATGGATCATCAACGTGTCTCCAAGCCCCTCCAGcaccccctcctcttcctccacctcctccatctTTGCCCTCGGCCTCCGATACAGGTGCGGCTATCAAATGTCGAACATTGAAGCTCCACTGGAGGGAACTGCAGAGTTTAGCTCCCCTTCCCAGGATGACCCGTTTCGGGGCTCAGACTATTTGGGCCAGACTTGAACCAGTCCATCTGGATACAAACCGGCTGGAGTACCTGTTTGAATCTAAAGGCAGTAGCACCACTTTTAATGTGGCCTCTGGGAAGCAG AAGCAGCCATCAGTCTCAGTATTGGGGATGAAGCGGAGCAACATCGTAACCATCGCTCTTAGCAGCCTGCCCCCTCCCCGCCTCCTCCCCCCTGCTATCTACAGCATGGACAGCAGCGTGCTGGACAGAGAGGACGTCCAG CGACTTAAAGCGTTAATCCCAACAGAGGAGGAACTGTGTCTGATCAAGGAGGCTAAAGCCCAGAACCCGCACTCCTCTCTGGCCTCAGCAGAGCTCTGCCTGCTCACTTTGGGGGAAATCCCACATCTGAACTCCAGGCTTCAGCTGTGGGCCTTCGCTCTGGACTACGACTCCTTAGAGAGG GAAATTGCCGAGCCTCTCTTCCATCTGAAGCTGGCCATGGAGCAACTCGCAGCCAGCCAGACCTTTAGATGTATTCTAGCAACTGTGTTAGCCATCGGCAACTTTCTGAATGGATGTAAG GCCCGGGGTTTTGAGCTGAGTTACCTGGGGAAGCTGTCCCAGGTGAGGGATACACACACTCGCCAGCCCCTGCTGCATCAcgtctgtgtgctgctgctgcagctctacCCGCAGTCCACTGACCTCTACTCTGACATCACTGCTGTTACTAAAGCTGGCAAG TTTGACTACTCTTTAGTCCAGTCCAACTTCACCCAGCTGGAGGGCCTGTGCAAAGCATCATGGGAGCAGTTAAAGATTTTGGACAaggcagaggagaagaggaaaggaggaaaggtggagaaaaagaaaggaggaggaaatgtGGCCCTGGAGGGCCCGCTTCGTCACAGGCTGCCACAGATTTTGAAAGAGTGCGAGGAGAGGCTGAAGGTGCTGAGAGCCGTCCATCGGCGGGTTGTCAACAG GTTCCACTCTTTCCTCTTATTCCTCGGCTACTCCCGCGCTATGGTGAGGGACACCAAAGCGGAGGACTTCTGTAAAACCATCAGTAACTTTTCGTTGGAGTATAGGACGATGCAGCAGGCCGTCCTGcagcagaaagagagggaaCGACAGAGGAGTGGAGCAGAAAGCCCAGGCCCGAACACTCCAGCAGCCCGCAGGAAACGACAGCAAACGTCAACGCAG GAAAATGAGGAGCAGTGCAGGCTGGAGGAAGTGCTGACAACACCTGAGTCCACCCCGAGACTGGACGTCACGCTGCCTCGCAACCGCAGGAGGATGGCTGACATCCAGG GTCCATTCTCACGGAAAATAAAGTGGTGA